The genomic window GGATTTGCAGGTGGATTTGAGCGTCTGCAACTTTCACTCGAAGCGGAGGATTGCTCTTTTAGCTATAAACCGACACCTGATATTTTCTTTGTCACGATGGGTGATGAAGCAGAAAAAACGGTGATACCTATTATCCAGAAATTACGTTCAGCCGATATAGCTGCTGGATTTGATATTGATAAGAAATCCGTGAAAGCCCAAATGAAAGCTGCTGATAAATCAGGTGCAGAATATACTGTGGTTGTGGGAGAAGATGAGATAGCAAATAATGCTGTTACCCTGAGAAATATGAAATCAGGTGATCAACGGCAGATCCCTCTACCTGAATTCATCGCACAATTTAAAACATTGTTGAAAAAATAAGTAAATATTAGTACCAGATTTTCTTATATCAGGTTACTGAGCAGATTTCGATTTGTTAGCTGGTCCGGATTAAATTTCTTTTCGCTTTTACCATACAGCTTCCTGCGCTGTTCAAAGAAATGTACTACTTGAGGAAAGAGTCTTCCCCATCTTTGGGTATTTATCTCACCTTTGAGTTTATAGCTATTCAAAAAGGTCTGCTGGATGTCTTCAAATTTATCCTTACTAACCACCTCTGCCCAGAAAAGTAGGAAATGGATAAGATCAAACTCTGGAAATTCCCATCTCCAATCCACAAAATCTATTAAATAATACCTGCCATTTATCTTATCATAAATAATATTCCTGGGATTAGTATCAATCTGACAGATAACCATATCCTGCCTATTTTCGAGCTGATGAAGTTCACGGTAAAGCTCCCCGACAGCCTTGAAATCAATATTATCCATTTGCCAGAGATGACAGCTTTCCAGATATTCAAAATCATTGTATTCAATGTTGTCTTTGCTTCCAGTAGAAATGATTTGTGGTGTGATAGAGAGTCTTTTATTGAATATCAGGCGTTCCTGCTCTGCATCGTATTTTTCCAGATAAAACTTTCGGAATATCCCCTGACTGACAAGAATTGTATGATCGCTTTTCATAGTCACAATATAATGATAGTGATGCCTTTATTATGTTTACCCCAGTCACTATCCTTTTTCAAGGCAGGAAGTTCACGGACAGCATTTTTGCCCAGGTCGTATGCTCCACCAAATTCTTCACCAGGAACGTAATATTTGATCAAAGCAGAATACTTAAGCGATTCCAGATAGTCCCGTACACTATACCTGATCTCCCCGCCCTTACCGGAAGATCCATAGCCGTGCACTATCTTAAGAATCCTGACCCCATCAGCTTTTGCACCATGCAATAATCTTTTCAATCGGCTTAAAGCAATTTCTACGGTAGGATTATCCGACTTGATATTCTCGCTTCTAAATTTAGTTTTACCAGCAGAAGCTCTTCCTGAACTTCTTACTGGAGTTTCACACCAGGGACATATTCTGCAGCCCTTCTCTAATTCATTACCGCAAACGTGACACATCATGATTAATCGCTATTATTATCAAATTCAATTTTGATCTTACCTTTTCGATAGCCCTTCAGGTTCTTCAAAAGCGCTTCCAAGGAATCGTGCATTATGTTTTGGACAA from Candidatus Stygibacter australis includes these protein-coding regions:
- a CDS encoding phosphotransferase translates to MKSDHTILVSQGIFRKFYLEKYDAEQERLIFNKRLSITPQIISTGSKDNIEYNDFEYLESCHLWQMDNIDFKAVGELYRELHQLENRQDMVICQIDTNPRNIIYDKINGRYYLIDFVDWRWEFPEFDLIHFLLFWAEVVSKDKFEDIQQTFLNSYKLKGEINTQRWGRLFPQVVHFFEQRRKLYGKSEKKFNPDQLTNRNLLSNLI
- a CDS encoding Smr/MutS family protein; this encodes MMCHVCGNELEKGCRICPWCETPVRSSGRASAGKTKFRSENIKSDNPTVEIALSRLKRLLHGAKADGVRILKIVHGYGSSGKGGEIRYSVRDYLESLKYSALIKYYVPGEEFGGAYDLGKNAVRELPALKKDSDWGKHNKGITIIIL